From a single Anomaloglossus baeobatrachus isolate aAnoBae1 chromosome 4, aAnoBae1.hap1, whole genome shotgun sequence genomic region:
- the LOC142303861 gene encoding neuronal acetylcholine receptor subunit alpha-5, whose protein sequence is MMGWGECLIWLCFSIWDLKKAFGISEPSFIAKSEDRLFKYLFQQQDYQKWVRPVEHLNDTVKVKFGLAITQLVDVDEKNQLMTTNVWLKQEWVDVKLRWAPSEFAGITSIRVPSDSIWIPDIVLYDNADGRFEGSVTKAVVRYDGTINWTPPANYKSSCTIDVTFFPFDLQNCSMKFGSWTYDGSQVDIIIEDFDVDKRDFFDNGEWEIVTATGNKGNRTDGCCWYPFITYSFIIRRLPLFYTLFLIIPCIGLSFLTILVFYLPSNEGEKISLCTSVLVSLTVFLLVIEEIIPSSSKVIPLIGEYLVFTMIFVTLSIVITVFAINIHNRSSSTHNAMAPWVRKIFLHKLPKLLCMRSHVDRYFTRNEDTGIVNGPGKSRNTLEAALDSIRYITRHVVKEHEVREVVEDWKFVAQVLDRMFLWTFLLVSVIGSLFLFIPVIHKWANIIVPIHIGNMHGDRST, encoded by the exons gAATATCAGAACCATCGTTCATAGCAAAAAGTGAAGACAGATTATTCAAGTATTTATTTCAACAACAAGATTACCAGAAATGGGTCCGTCCAGTTGAACACTTAAATGACACTGTGAAAGTAAAGTTTGGCCTTGCTATTACACAGCTAGTGGATGTA GATGAGAAAAATCAACTGATGACCACTAATGTGTGGCTGAAACAA GAATGGGTAGATGTCAAACTAAGATGGGCTCCAAGTGAGTTTGCTGGGATAACTTCAATACGTGTGCCATCAGATTCTATCTGGATTCCCGATATTGTTCTTTATGATAA TGCTGATGGCCGTTTTGAAGGCTCCGTGACAAAAGCTGTAGTGAGATATGATGGCACAATCAACTGGACCCCACCTGCAAATTATAAAAGTTCTTGTACAATTGATGTAACTTTTTTCCCATTTGACCTGCAAAACTGTTCCATGAAGTTTGGATCTTGGACGTATGATGGATCACAAGTTGATATAATCATTGAAGACTTTGATGTAGACAAGAGAGACTTCTTTGATAATGGAGAATGGGAAATAGTAACTGCAACAGGAAACAAGGGAAACCGGACAGATGGCTGCTGCTGGTACCCCTTCATCACCTACTCTTTTATTATCAGACGATTGCCTCTATTTTATACTCTGTTCCTCATCATTCCTTGTATTGGACTGTCCTTTTTAACAATTCTTGTTTTTTATCTTCCCTCCAATGAGGGGGAGAAGATTTCTCTGTGCACCTCAGTGCTTGTGTCTCTGACTGTTTTTCTTTTGGTGATTGAAGAAATAATTCCATCATCCTCTAAAGTTATCCCTCTAATTGGAGAATACTTAGTGTTTACCATGATATTTGTGACTTTATCAATTGTTATAACAGTTTTTGCCATAAATATTCACAATCGATCTTCTTCAACGCATAATGCAATGGCCCCATGGGTTCGAAAGATCTTTCTTCACAAACTTCCTAAACTGCTATGTATGAGGAGTCATGTAGACAGGTACTTTACACGAAATGAAGACACTGGTATAGTAAATGGACCAGGCAAGTCTAGGAACACATTGGAAGCAGCTTTGGATTCCATCCGTTATATAACACGGCATGTGGTAAAGGAACATGAAGTTCGTGAG GTTGTTGAAGATTGGAAGTTTGTTGCTCAGGTTCTGGACCGGATGTTTTTATGGACATTTCTTCTAGTTTCGGTTATTGGGTCTTTATTTCTATTTATCCCTGTTATACACAAGTGGGCAAATATTATTGTACCTATACATATTGGGAATATGCATGGGGACAGGTCTACATAG